The window TGGGCATAAAACATCGAGTCCGGCGAAGGATAGGTCGGACCGAAGAAGATCTGGTTGATCGCCGGCGTCGTCTCCACCTTCGAGGCGAGCTCGGTCACCCGGTTCCACGGATTGGATTGTTGGGTCACCTTGAAGCCAATCTGCTCGAGATTGGATTGCATGAGCAGGCCGATTTCTTCTTCGTACTTGGTGCCGGCCTCCCAGCCGAGCGTGATCGGGATTTCCTGGCCGGCATATTTCGATTGCGCGATCTCCGCCTTTGCCGCTTCGAGGTCGTATTTCTGCTCCGGCAGGTCCGAGGCATAGAAATCCGAGAACCCGCTTGGCAGCGGGCCGCGCATCTCCCCGCCCGGATAGATGTCGTTGCGGACAGTCTGGTAGTCGGTAGCGAGCGCGATCGCCCGGCGGATATGCACGTCGTCGGTCGGCGGTACCTTGGTGTTGAGCTTCAGGTAGAAGGCGATCGTCGTGTCCTGACTGACGATATTGAACCGCCCCATTTCCTTAAGCGCCTTGTAGGTATCGGGGGACTGGAACTGGCTCGACATCGTCAGTTCGCCGGAGGCCGCCAGCGATTTCACCGTTGCCTCGTCATTGGTGATGATGAAGCGCACCTCGTCGATCGGGCCTTTGCCAAAACCCTTATAGTAGTTCTTGTCGCGCACGATCGTCATCTTCGCGCTGCGGTCCCAGTCCTTGAGCTGATAGGCACCGGCACCGGCCGCATGGGTGGCGAAATAGGTCTGGCCGTCGTCGCTGCCTTCATTGGCCTTGGCGACCTTGGAATTGACGATGAAGATCGCCGGCACCGTGCTCAGGAAGGGCGCGAAGGTCTTTTCGAGCGTGAACTTCACGGTCTTGTCGTCGACGGCGGTCACCGAGCCGGGCCTGAGCACGCCGGCAAACAGCGTCGCCGGACCTTGGTTGATCTTCAGCAGGCGATTGACGGTGTAGACCACATCGGCGGCGGTGACCGGCGAGCCGTCCGAGAATTTAGCGTCGGCACGCAGCTTGAACGTCGCCTCCTTGGCATCCGGCGACATCGACCAGCTTTCGGCCAGTTCGGGCACCAAATTGCCCTTGGAATCGACGGTGACCAGGCCGTCATAAAGGTTCACGGCAGCCATGTAGTCGGTATAATCGGAGATCTTGGCCGGGTCGATTGTGCTGAAGATTTGCACCGTGTTCATGGTAACGACCGTTTCCGCGAAAGCAGTGGAAACGCCGGCCGAGCCGATCATCAGCGTCAACGCCGTGGTGGACGCGAAAAATCTGAGCTTGTTCATAGCGACTCCCGGTTAGCTTCGTTCCCAGCGGCCTTCGGCCGTCTTGTCGATCGTTTGGGGCGACTGCCCCCTCCGCGTTAGAGGCAGAATTGCAGCGAATGGGCGTGGCGACAACGCGGTAGAAGTCTAGGTTTTCGTCTTAATAGTATAGATTTTTCGAAACTGCCGTCGCATGGCTAGGTCGTCGGTTGGCTGGCGTGAGGTGTTTGCTACACGGCGTCCTCAGTTGTACGTCAGGCGATGCTTGATGATGTTCGTCAGTTTTTGGCGACGCGGTTCATAGGGTGCGATGCGGTGACAAACAGGTCTAAGCCAAGGCGTCATAGCAGGCCCGCCGCCAGCCAAGCATCGATTAACCCGATCAGCAATTTGTGGACAGGCGCAGACGTACCAAAGAGCACGCGGAACCGAGTGCGAGCGGAACATCCGGGCCGATTTACGGCAGACAAAAGCTTGCGGGGCTCTAGCCCACGATCCCGGTAGCCCTGGCGATGCTGATCGCCTCCTGCCGGGTCCGGCAGCCGAGCTTGCGATAGACGTTGCCCAGATGAAATTTCACCGTCGCCTCGCTGACGCCGAGCATGACGGCGATCGATTTGTTGGCGGCGCCCTCGCAGACGATCACCAGAATCTTGTTTTCACGCCGCGACAGTTCGCTGCGGATGCCGGGAACGGGGCTCAGATGGCCGCTGTCGCGCAGTTTGCGGATCACCTGGCGTGCCGATGACGAAGCGCCGAGGAATTCGCTGATGCGCTTGTTGTCCAACAGTTCGCCGAGGAAAAGTTTCTCCTCGGCAAGCGGCGCGATCGAACCCAGCCGGGCCGCATCCTCGAACACGCGCAGCAGGATGGCGCGCGCCTTGGTGAGATCCCGCCGACGGCGGTGGATATAGGCGAGCCAGACGTTGACCCCCATACGCTGCCGGTCCGTAATACTCAAATTGCTCAATGTAGCGGCGAGCAGCGTTTCGATCGGCGGCAGGTCGGGTTGCTCATGCAGGATTTGCCGCAGCCAGGCTAGCAGCAAGCCGATATCGTCGCGGTCGACCAGGCGGGACACGTCGCCGGGATGGGCGAGCACCCAGTCGCGATCGATTGATGTGGCGATGCTTCTCAGCCGCGTCGCGGCCTCCGACCAGCGATTGGCATTCTGGAGGATGATCGCCTCGCGGATGCTGACCATGGCCTGGAAGGCATGGTTGGTAATTTGATACACCCGCCAGCGGTCAAGGAACCCGCGCGCCGCCAGGAGCGAGAAATGGGTGGCCATCGCCTGGCTGCCATAGAGCAGGGTGAATTCCATAAGGCTCGGCCAGATCTCGCCATGCGAAAAATCGTCGATTTCGGTGTTGAGGAAGCGCGCCAAAGATTCGGCCCGGCCGCCGTCATAGTCGACGCAAGCCTCCAAGAGCGCCTGTAGCCGCATGTCGTTCAGCGTTTCGAACGGCACCTCCGAGAGGCTCTTCGCCGACAGCATCGCATGTTTGCCGGCCGCGATCGTGTCGCCTTTCATCAACGCCATCATCGCCTGGTGGAGGCTGATATAGAAGCTGAGTATCGGCGCATGGGCGGACTGATAGTGATGCATGGCCCGCTGCGCCATCTGCTCGGCCTTGGCGAATTCGCGGCGGCGGATGTAATATTCCAGCATCGAATTGTAAAAAGTGCCGCGGAAGAGATGCGCGTCACCCGGGAATTCGGCAATCAAGTTGAAAAGTGTGGCGAGCAGTTCCTCACTGAACTGGTGATCCTCATAGATTAGCATCAGGAAGCGGAATTCCCGGAACTCGCGGGAGAACAGCGTGCGCGAGGCGAACACGGTCTCGACATCGTTGGCGCTGTCGCCGAACCGGTCGGCGATCAGCCGCCGTGCCCGGGAAATATCCCCGCGCTTGAGCGACGGCAGCGCCAGCGACAGGACAAGGATTTCGCGTTGATGCGCGAAGCTAGCAGGGAAGCCGGCAAGCACGCGGTCGTTTGCGGCAGTGCCGTGGAAGTAGATGAAGAACAGGCCGCCGGCGCGGTTGAACTCGGCCAGCGCCTTGTCGTAAAAGCCGACCTGTTGGTATGTGGTGATCGCATCCACCGGCCTTGCGTGTTCGGCATAGGTTTCGGCAATCGCATTGGCGCCCGCAGGTGTCGACAGGCGCTCCGATATCACCGCCTCGACAGCTGAGGACAAGTGGCTGGAAAGACCCTGCGCGCAAAGCTGAAGCCGGCGATTCTGTCCCACCCGCGCTATCGGAAAAAGTCCATCACTGCTGCGAGGCGGTAGAGCGGCACCTTCGGCAAGCAGCTTCAGATCGACCAATTCTTCGTCAACCATATCAGCGAGAAACTCGAAGCGCAGGAACTGCGACAGGTTGCCAGAGCTGTCGCCGCGGAAAGCAATGAGCGGCCATCCACCCGAAACCGCCATTATCCGCTTCGCCTGCTTCGGTCCAAATAATCGCTCGCCCTCCTCGGCGGAAACCAGCAGCATCTCCCGATCCAGCACATGTGCCGCGCCATAGGCGAGAGCGCGGGGCAGGCCTGGTATTTCCGTGTCCGGGCGTTTAGCGATTATGGCCCGGCTGCCGCCTGACAGAAGCTGCTCCGGCAACGGTCCCGCAATCGCGTGGGGCGGGATGTCCCACAGCGCAAGCCTGTTGGTTTGCAGCTTCGGCGGGTTGGCGTCGGCATGAACCCTGAGCTTTTTCTGCCCGGCGATCTGGTCCAAAATCACCGACTTGCCCATGCCGGCGGGGGCCTCTAGGACGACAATCGCCTCAGGGCGGCCCAGAATCTGGTGGACGATCGCCGTGCGT is drawn from Mesorhizobium japonicum MAFF 303099 and contains these coding sequences:
- a CDS encoding helix-turn-helix transcriptional regulator, producing the protein MGKSVILDQIAGQKKLRVHADANPPKLQTNRLALWDIPPHAIAGPLPEQLLSGGSRAIIAKRPDTEIPGLPRALAYGAAHVLDREMLLVSAEEGERLFGPKQAKRIMAVSGGWPLIAFRGDSSGNLSQFLRFEFLADMVDEELVDLKLLAEGAALPPRSSDGLFPIARVGQNRRLQLCAQGLSSHLSSAVEAVISERLSTPAGANAIAETYAEHARPVDAITTYQQVGFYDKALAEFNRAGGLFFIYFHGTAANDRVLAGFPASFAHQREILVLSLALPSLKRGDISRARRLIADRFGDSANDVETVFASRTLFSREFREFRFLMLIYEDHQFSEELLATLFNLIAEFPGDAHLFRGTFYNSMLEYYIRRREFAKAEQMAQRAMHHYQSAHAPILSFYISLHQAMMALMKGDTIAAGKHAMLSAKSLSEVPFETLNDMRLQALLEACVDYDGGRAESLARFLNTEIDDFSHGEIWPSLMEFTLLYGSQAMATHFSLLAARGFLDRWRVYQITNHAFQAMVSIREAIILQNANRWSEAATRLRSIATSIDRDWVLAHPGDVSRLVDRDDIGLLLAWLRQILHEQPDLPPIETLLAATLSNLSITDRQRMGVNVWLAYIHRRRRDLTKARAILLRVFEDAARLGSIAPLAEEKLFLGELLDNKRISEFLGASSSARQVIRKLRDSGHLSPVPGIRSELSRRENKILVIVCEGAANKSIAVMLGVSEATVKFHLGNVYRKLGCRTRQEAISIARATGIVG
- a CDS encoding ABC transporter substrate-binding protein, with the protein product MNKLRFFASTTALTLMIGSAGVSTAFAETVVTMNTVQIFSTIDPAKISDYTDYMAAVNLYDGLVTVDSKGNLVPELAESWSMSPDAKEATFKLRADAKFSDGSPVTAADVVYTVNRLLKINQGPATLFAGVLRPGSVTAVDDKTVKFTLEKTFAPFLSTVPAIFIVNSKVAKANEGSDDGQTYFATHAAGAGAYQLKDWDRSAKMTIVRDKNYYKGFGKGPIDEVRFIITNDEATVKSLAASGELTMSSQFQSPDTYKALKEMGRFNIVSQDTTIAFYLKLNTKVPPTDDVHIRRAIALATDYQTVRNDIYPGGEMRGPLPSGFSDFYASDLPEQKYDLEAAKAEIAQSKYAGQEIPITLGWEAGTKYEEEIGLLMQSNLEQIGFKVTQQSNPWNRVTELASKVETTPAINQIFFGPTYPSPDSMFYAQYHSKSASTWMSMEWLQDKDIDKMIDDARSTVDVKKQAEIYKQLQHKIVEAQPDVFLLTQRVQHAMDKCLTGFNAVPMQSFDYDFARYSWICK